A stretch of Geomonas oryzisoli DNA encodes these proteins:
- a CDS encoding TetR/AcrR family transcriptional regulator: MSNTTERIPAAAGRQSGRRAKRSEETRERIFRAALSLFAERGFNATTIEAITAAADVGKGTFFNYFDNKESVLLEYRELQMERVAEFVASNRDSDRPLAPLLLQLAVTLTMEQEKSPGLIQSLMTAVFGSETVQKRMAEAMQRNIEQLAVLIARRQQSGELRSDLDAFSIAQSFQRIIFGTMITWSLNPVDPLEENLKKSIQVFVDGARS; encoded by the coding sequence ATGAGCAACACCACCGAACGGATCCCCGCCGCTGCCGGCCGCCAGTCCGGCCGCAGGGCGAAGAGAAGCGAAGAAACCAGGGAGCGGATCTTTCGTGCCGCGCTCTCGCTCTTTGCGGAGAGAGGGTTCAACGCCACCACGATAGAGGCGATCACCGCCGCCGCGGACGTGGGCAAGGGAACCTTCTTCAACTACTTCGACAACAAGGAAAGCGTTCTGCTGGAATACCGGGAACTGCAGATGGAGCGGGTGGCGGAATTCGTCGCGAGCAACCGTGACTCGGACCGCCCGCTCGCGCCGCTTCTGCTGCAACTGGCGGTGACGCTGACCATGGAGCAGGAAAAGAGTCCCGGGCTGATCCAGAGCCTGATGACCGCCGTGTTCGGCAGCGAGACGGTCCAGAAGCGGATGGCGGAGGCGATGCAGCGTAACATCGAGCAGCTCGCCGTCCTGATCGCCAGACGCCAGCAGTCAGGGGAGCTCCGCAGCGACCTCGATGCCTTCAGCATCGCGCAGAGCTTCCAGCGCATCATCTTCGGCACCATGATCACCTGGTCGCTCAACCCGGTTGATCCGCTGGAAGAGAACCTGAAAAAGAGCATCCAGGTCTTCGTGGACGGAGCGCGCTCGTAA
- a CDS encoding amino acid kinase family protein produces MNARHEIESHLKGETLVRKGLKRGAGAATLRLVPDLNVVKIGGHGIIDYGREVVLPLLEEIGELSRENQLMVVTGGGVRVRHILDIGIDLGMPTGVLAELAGKISEQNAEIVTLLLSRWGGSRVKTGDLLDLPTMLHLKLLPVIHGTPPYGLYEHPPETGLIPPHRTDTGALLMAEVLGAKSCILVKNVDGLFTEDPRVNPKAELIEEITVDELIKMDMEDMVLERKMLYLLRDMANVKEIRIVNGHKRGTVGMAIRKEKVGTLIRV; encoded by the coding sequence ATGAATGCACGACATGAAATCGAATCGCACCTGAAGGGGGAAACACTGGTCCGCAAGGGGCTCAAGCGCGGGGCAGGAGCCGCCACGCTTCGGCTCGTTCCCGACCTGAACGTGGTCAAGATCGGCGGGCACGGCATCATCGACTACGGGCGCGAGGTGGTCCTGCCGCTTCTGGAGGAGATCGGCGAGCTGTCCCGGGAAAACCAGCTCATGGTGGTTACCGGCGGCGGCGTAAGGGTGCGCCACATCCTGGACATCGGCATCGACCTCGGCATGCCGACCGGCGTCCTTGCCGAGCTCGCCGGGAAGATCAGCGAGCAGAATGCCGAGATCGTCACCCTGCTCCTCTCCCGCTGGGGGGGGAGCCGCGTCAAGACCGGCGACCTCCTCGACCTCCCCACCATGCTGCACCTGAAGCTGCTGCCGGTGATCCACGGCACCCCGCCCTACGGGCTCTACGAGCACCCGCCGGAGACGGGCCTCATCCCGCCGCACCGCACCGACACCGGCGCCCTGCTCATGGCGGAGGTGCTGGGGGCGAAGAGCTGCATCCTGGTCAAGAACGTCGACGGGCTCTTCACGGAAGATCCGCGCGTGAACCCCAAGGCGGAACTGATCGAGGAGATCACGGTGGACGAGCTGATCAAGATGGACATGGAGGACATGGTCCTGGAGCGGAAGATGCTCTACCTCTTGCGGGACATGGCCAACGTGAAGGAGATTCGCATCGTCAACGGCCACAAGCGCGGCACCGTGGGGATGGCGATCCGCAAGGAGAAGGTGGGCACCCTGATCAGGGTGTGA
- a CDS encoding cation transporter — MNRQLERLYRTAALLALITIFYNILEGVVSAWFGFEDESLALFGFGLDSFVEVVSGAGIWHMVRRQRENPEQAPDQFERGALRITGGGFYLLAAGLLFTAAYDAFRGHAPTTTFWGIVVSCISILSMWLLIQQKVKVGKALGSQAILADAACTKVCLYLSVILLVSSAGYYLTGIGWLDSAGALGIAWFSLKEGKEAFDKASGLPCSCS; from the coding sequence ATGAACAGGCAACTCGAAAGGCTGTACCGGACGGCGGCGCTCCTGGCGCTCATCACCATCTTCTACAACATCCTCGAAGGGGTCGTGTCCGCCTGGTTCGGTTTCGAAGACGAATCACTGGCGCTCTTCGGGTTCGGTCTGGACTCCTTCGTCGAGGTGGTTTCCGGCGCGGGCATCTGGCACATGGTGCGCCGCCAGCGGGAAAACCCCGAGCAGGCCCCCGACCAGTTCGAGCGCGGCGCGCTCAGGATAACCGGCGGCGGCTTTTACCTCCTTGCGGCCGGACTCCTCTTCACCGCCGCTTATGACGCCTTTCGCGGCCACGCGCCCACCACCACCTTCTGGGGTATCGTCGTTTCCTGCATCTCCATACTTTCCATGTGGCTGTTGATCCAGCAGAAGGTCAAGGTGGGGAAGGCGCTCGGCTCCCAGGCCATCCTCGCCGACGCCGCCTGCACCAAGGTCTGTCTCTATCTCTCCGTCATCCTGCTTGTCTCCAGCGCCGGCTACTACCTTACCGGCATCGGCTGGCTCGATTCGGCCGGAGCCCTCGGTATCGCCTGGTTCAGCCTGAAAGAGGGGAAGGAGGCCTTCGACAAGGCAAGCGGCCTCCCCTGTTCATGCAGTTGA
- the mscL gene encoding large conductance mechanosensitive channel protein MscL produces the protein MLKEFKQFALKGNVLDLAIAVVIGAAFGKVVSSFVADIITPPIGRLLGNIDFSSLFLNLSSTPVRSVAEAKAAGVPVIAYGLFLNSVFDFVIVAFALFLLVRQVNRLMPAPAAPVTTKECPHCCTMIPVKASRCPNCTSNQ, from the coding sequence ATGCTCAAAGAATTCAAGCAGTTCGCGTTGAAGGGAAACGTGCTCGATCTGGCAATTGCGGTCGTCATCGGCGCGGCCTTCGGCAAGGTGGTAAGCTCTTTCGTCGCAGACATCATCACCCCCCCCATCGGCAGACTCCTCGGCAACATCGATTTTTCCTCCTTGTTCCTCAACCTCTCCAGCACCCCGGTCCGGTCGGTAGCGGAAGCCAAGGCCGCGGGGGTACCAGTGATCGCCTACGGCCTCTTCCTGAACTCCGTGTTCGACTTCGTCATCGTAGCCTTTGCACTGTTCCTGCTGGTGCGGCAGGTCAACAGGCTGATGCCGGCACCGGCCGCACCCGTGACCACCAAGGAATGCCCGCACTGCTGCACCATGATTCCGGTCAAGGCTTCACGCTGCCCCAATTGCACATCCAACCAGTAG